Within the Candidatus Delongbacteria bacterium genome, the region ACAGCAACAAGGTGCAGCCCGTCCCGGTGGAACTGGAGACCGTCGTGCTGGGCAGCATGGCCTCGCGCCTGCACCTGAACGGCGTGCTCACCACCGAGGGCGAGATCAAGGTCTACCCGCTGGTGGCCGGCCACGTGGGCCGTCTGCGCGTGGAGGAGGGGGACCGCGTGCGGCGCGGCGACACGCTGCTGGTACTGGAGGACGCCGAGATCCTGCTCAGCGAGCGCCGCCTGCGGCTGGAGATGGAGAAGGCCGCCCAGGACCTGGAGCGCGTGCGCCAACTGGCGGAGGCGCGGCTGGTGCCCGAACAGGATCTGAGCGACGCCCAGTACCTGGCCGACAAGGCCAAGCTGGCCTGGGAGAGCGCGCGGCTCACCGTGCAGCGCAGCCGGGTGACCGCGCCCGTGGGCGGCGTGGTGGGACGGCGGCTGGTCCAACAGGGCGACTTCGTCCAGCCGGGCAGCCAGCTCTTCACCCTGGTGGACGATCGCGAACTGATCTCCGTGCTGGACGTGCCCGAGCGCGATCTGGTCCGCTTGCGCCAGGGCCAGAGCGTCGACGTCACGCCCAGTTCCGGGGACGGCAGCGTGCGCCAGGGCTGGATCAAGCGCATCAGCCCGGTGGTGGACCCGGCCAGCGGCACGCTGCGGGTCACGGTGGGAGTCAAGGACAGCGGCAGCGCGCTGCGGGCCGGCATGTACGCGCGCTTCTCCATCCTGACGGACACGCGCAACGACGTGGTGGTGGTGCCCAAGCG harbors:
- a CDS encoding efflux RND transporter periplasmic adaptor subunit translates to MIRNVARPFPVRLRHFSVLLLSSLALLTGACQVQTGRGESNPADSNKVQPVPVELETVVLGSMASRLHLNGVLTTEGEIKVYPLVAGHVGRLRVEEGDRVRRGDTLLVLEDAEILLSERRLRLEMEKAAQDLERVRQLAEARLVPEQDLSDAQYLADKAKLAWESARLTVQRSRVTAPVGGVVGRRLVQQGDFVQPGSQLFTLVDDRELISVLDVPERDLVRLRQGQSVDVTPSSGDGSVRQGWIKRISPVVDPASGTLRVTVGVKDSGSALRAGMYARFSILTDTRNDVVVVPKRALVYDRDLSYVWVAGDSSAVRRQVERGYEDEERLEVRQGLQAGEALVVVGQSALKPGSPIRVVRRDGRDLPQPADSVKAGSRPQK